From a region of the Sphingopyxis sp. YR583 genome:
- a CDS encoding ATP-grasp domain-containing protein, whose product MPFQPRVAILVPAPDYYEKWQPAFARKAAALTAAGLIVEQRAWTDPGDLSGYDLILPLFAWGYQRDVAGWYALLHQLEEARLPVVNPVPVLRWNSDKAYLAELGVKGVAVVPTVEVEALDDASLTEAMSELTTDEVVIKPAISGGADGTYRIARGAPIPADALGQRRLVQPLMPGILTEGEYSLFFFGGKFSHAIVKRPASGDFRVQEQFGGRETACEASDAAQALAAQALAAAPAPPVYARVDMVGDAAGTLHIMELELIEPSLFLHHAPDKGAAFGSAVYGAI is encoded by the coding sequence GCGTCGCGATCCTTGTCCCGGCGCCCGACTATTATGAGAAGTGGCAGCCCGCCTTTGCCCGCAAGGCGGCGGCGCTGACCGCGGCCGGGCTGATCGTCGAGCAGCGCGCGTGGACCGATCCCGGCGATTTGTCGGGTTATGATCTGATCCTCCCGCTTTTCGCGTGGGGCTATCAGCGCGATGTCGCCGGTTGGTACGCTCTGCTCCACCAGCTTGAAGAAGCTCGCCTGCCCGTGGTCAATCCGGTGCCCGTACTGCGCTGGAACAGCGACAAGGCTTATCTGGCCGAACTCGGCGTCAAGGGCGTCGCAGTCGTGCCGACGGTCGAGGTCGAGGCGCTCGACGATGCGAGCCTGACCGAAGCGATGTCAGAGCTGACGACCGACGAGGTCGTGATCAAGCCCGCGATCTCCGGCGGTGCCGACGGGACGTATCGTATCGCGCGGGGCGCACCGATCCCCGCCGACGCGCTGGGTCAGCGGCGCCTCGTCCAGCCGCTGATGCCCGGCATCCTCACCGAAGGCGAATATTCGCTCTTCTTCTTTGGCGGCAAGTTCAGCCACGCGATCGTCAAGCGCCCCGCGTCGGGCGATTTCCGCGTGCAGGAGCAGTTCGGCGGGCGCGAGACCGCGTGCGAGGCGAGCGATGCCGCGCAGGCGCTTGCCGCTCAGGCGCTGGCGGCCGCGCCGGCACCGCCGGTCTATGCGCGCGTCGACATGGTCGGCGACGCTGCGGGTACGCTGCACATCATGGAACTCGAACTGATCGAGCCGTCGCTGTTCCTGCATCACGCGCCCGATAAGGGGGCGGCGTTCGGGTCGGCGGTCTACGGCGCGATCTGA
- a CDS encoding ribbon-helix-helix domain-containing protein: MSAPLHPPVKRSVTIAGHPTSISLEPMFWDALEAEAARRALPVNALVARIDVERMEADDPPNLTSAIRQWLWRSRPGQIAP; the protein is encoded by the coding sequence TTGAGCGCGCCCTTACATCCTCCGGTCAAACGCTCGGTAACGATCGCCGGCCACCCGACCTCGATCAGCCTCGAACCGATGTTCTGGGACGCGCTCGAAGCCGAAGCCGCCAGGCGAGCGCTGCCTGTCAACGCGCTCGTCGCGCGCATCGATGTCGAGCGGATGGAAGCCGACGATCCACCGAATCTGACCTCGGCGATCCGGCAATGGCTGTGGCGCAGCCGGCCCGGTCAGATCGCGCCGTAG